AGCAGTTGTTTGCGAACTGGACCGAGCACAAGACCTGCTTTGAACTGAAGACGTGGCATGATGCGCTCGAGCTCACGCCGGCCCATGCGAATAAGGCGTTAGGATTTCTCAAGGCGATGTATAACTGGGCCCAGCGCGAGGGCGACGCCACCGGCAAACAGGCCCTCTGGTGTCAAGAAAACCCCGCGGCCAATGTGCAGCGGCATCGACAGGAGAGCCGTGAACGCATCTTCTCAGATCGTGAACTGACGCAGCTGTTTATGTATCTCGGCTTCACGAATCAGAAGCTTGAGACCTTTATCACATTTCTCTTGTGTACTGGATGCCGCATGAGCGAGGCACGGACGACGAAGTGGGCCCATCTCGATCTGGGGCAAGGGATCTGGTTCAAGCCGACGACGAAGAACGGCATGTCGCAGCGCATTCCGCTAACCCGGCAAGCGATCGCCGCCCTGGAGGCCATGCCACGCGAAGGCGACTATGTGTTCATGGGCCTGTACGGCCGTTGCTGGTCCCGCTGTGCCGCCGAGAAGGCCTGGGGAATCTTTCGAAAGGGCCCGGGCTTGCAGGATCTGACGCTTCATGATATTCGTCGAACCGTCGGCTCTCGGGTGTACGAGCAGACCAAGGACGTGATACTGGTCAAAGCGA
The Fimbriimonadaceae bacterium DNA segment above includes these coding regions:
- a CDS encoding site-specific integrase translates to MIAFQELAALYFDKHLIKKSSYRYYRRLFKQLFANWTEHKTCFELKTWHDALELTPAHANKALGFLKAMYNWAQREGDATGKQALWCQENPAANVQRHRQESRERIFSDRELTQLFMYLGFTNQKLETFITFLLCTGCRMSEARTTKWAHLDLGQGIWFKPTTKNGMSQRIPLTRQAIAALEAMPREGDYVFMGLYGRCWSRCAAEKAWGIFRKGPGLQDLTLHDIRRTVGSRVYEQTKDVILVKAILNHRPNSITEIYMRTQHKRIAEALQAHADRLWTFKKEVPYDQIPARECMPVDSTRLPISRELTAGTRTSGLGTVPDA